In a genomic window of Streptomyces sp. SJL17-4:
- the dapF gene encoding diaminopimelate epimerase produces MTSAQTSPLPPLRFLKGHGTENDFVIVPDAENAVDLPPAAVARLCDRRAGIGGDGLLHVVRSAAHPEARHMADEAEWFMDYRNADGSVAEMCGNGVRVFARYLEHAGHVTAGEVAVATRGGIKRVHLDKDGSVTVAMGRAALPEAGVTVTVDGRSWPARNVNMGNPHAVAFVEDLDHAGNLFTEPPYAPAAVYPDGVNIEFVADRGPRHVAMRVHERGAAETRSCGTGACAVAVATARRDGADPAESGTPVTYTVDVLGGTLIITEHPDGRIDMTGPAVIVAEGTVDPAWLG; encoded by the coding sequence GTGACCAGTGCGCAGACCTCACCGCTCCCGCCCCTCCGGTTCCTCAAGGGCCACGGCACGGAGAACGACTTCGTGATCGTCCCCGACGCGGAGAACGCCGTGGACCTGCCCCCGGCCGCCGTCGCGCGTCTCTGTGACCGCCGGGCCGGCATCGGTGGCGACGGGCTGCTGCACGTCGTGCGCAGCGCCGCCCACCCCGAGGCCCGGCACATGGCCGACGAGGCCGAGTGGTTCATGGACTACCGGAACGCCGACGGCTCGGTCGCCGAGATGTGCGGGAACGGAGTCCGGGTCTTCGCCCGCTACCTGGAGCACGCCGGCCACGTCACCGCCGGCGAGGTCGCCGTCGCCACCCGCGGCGGGATCAAGCGCGTCCACCTCGACAAGGACGGCTCCGTCACCGTCGCCATGGGCCGCGCGGCCCTCCCCGAGGCCGGTGTCACCGTCACCGTCGACGGCCGCAGCTGGCCCGCGCGCAACGTGAACATGGGCAATCCGCACGCGGTCGCCTTCGTCGAGGACCTCGACCACGCGGGCAACCTGTTCACCGAGCCGCCGTACGCGCCGGCCGCGGTCTACCCGGACGGCGTGAACATCGAGTTCGTCGCCGACCGAGGCCCCCGGCACGTCGCCATGCGGGTCCACGAGCGCGGTGCCGCCGAGACCCGCTCCTGCGGAACGGGCGCGTGCGCCGTCGCCGTCGCCACCGCCCGCCGGGACGGCGCCGACCCCGCCGAGAGCGGCACCCCCGTCACGTACACCGTCGACGTGCTCGGCGGGACGCTGATCATCACCGAGCACCCCGACGGGCGGATCGACATGACGGGCCCCGCCGTGATCGTCGCCGAGGGCACCGTCGACCCCGCCTGGCTCGGCTGA
- the miaA gene encoding tRNA (adenosine(37)-N6)-dimethylallyltransferase MiaA, translating into MRSAAPAPRVIAVVGPTAAGKSDLGVFLAQQLGGEVVNADSMQLYRGMDIGTAKLTPEERGGVPHHLLDIWDVTEAASVAEYQRLARAEIDRLLAAGRTPVLVGGSGLYVRGAVDALEFPGTDPAVRARLEAELEERGSGVLHARLTEADPEAARAILPSNGRRIVRALEVIEITGKPFTANLPGPDSVYDTVQIGVDVGRPELDERITTRVDRMWEAGLVDEVRTLEAQGLREGRTAARALGYQQVLAALAGECTEDEARAETVRATKRFARRQDSWFRRDPRVHWLSGAADHRGELPGQALSLVERAVTA; encoded by the coding sequence GTGAGAAGCGCAGCTCCCGCCCCGCGGGTCATCGCCGTTGTCGGCCCCACAGCGGCCGGAAAGTCCGATCTGGGTGTATTCCTGGCCCAGCAGCTCGGGGGCGAGGTCGTCAACGCAGACTCCATGCAGCTCTACCGGGGGATGGACATCGGGACCGCCAAACTGACGCCGGAGGAACGCGGCGGCGTTCCGCACCACCTCCTCGACATCTGGGACGTGACCGAGGCCGCGAGCGTCGCCGAGTACCAGCGGCTCGCCCGCGCCGAGATCGACCGGCTGCTCGCCGCCGGCCGTACTCCCGTCCTCGTCGGCGGTTCCGGTCTGTACGTACGGGGTGCCGTCGACGCCCTCGAGTTCCCCGGCACCGACCCCGCCGTCCGGGCGCGCCTTGAGGCCGAACTCGAGGAGCGCGGCTCCGGCGTCCTGCACGCCCGGCTCACCGAGGCGGACCCCGAGGCGGCCCGCGCGATCCTGCCCAGCAACGGGCGCCGGATCGTCCGCGCCCTCGAGGTGATCGAGATCACCGGCAAGCCCTTCACCGCCAACCTGCCGGGCCCCGACTCCGTTTACGACACCGTCCAGATCGGCGTCGACGTGGGCCGCCCCGAGCTCGACGAGCGGATCACCACGCGCGTGGACCGGATGTGGGAGGCCGGCCTCGTCGACGAGGTGCGCACCCTGGAGGCCCAGGGCCTGCGCGAGGGCCGCACCGCGGCCCGCGCCCTCGGCTACCAGCAGGTACTCGCCGCGCTCGCGGGGGAGTGCACCGAGGACGAGGCGCGCGCCGAGACCGTGCGCGCCACCAAGCGCTTCGCCCGCCGCCAGGACTCGTGGTTCCGCCGCGACCCGCGCGTCCACTGGCTCAGCGGAGCCGCCGATCACCGGGGGGAACTCCCGGGGCAGGCGCTCTCGTTGGTCGAACGAGCGGTTACAGCCTGA
- a CDS encoding gliding motility protein, whose product MTGTDAGTDAGTETGTESPEAAAGSGVESGAESGVGRAMAATVEPDGVDVAEVETRAVAADVVEIPKQQSAEAAADNEAGEGARK is encoded by the coding sequence GTGACGGGGACGGACGCCGGGACGGACGCCGGGACGGAGACCGGGACGGAGTCCCCGGAAGCCGCGGCCGGATCCGGGGTCGAATCCGGGGCCGAGTCCGGGGTCGGGAGGGCGATGGCCGCGACCGTGGAACCGGACGGTGTCGACGTGGCCGAGGTGGAGACCCGAGCGGTCGCCGCGGACGTCGTGGAGATCCCGAAGCAGCAGTCCGCCGAGGCCGCCGCGGACAACGAGGCCGGCGAAGGCGCCCGTAAGTAG